Proteins encoded within one genomic window of Ammonifex degensii KC4:
- a CDS encoding RNA polymerase sigma factor codes for MRIELRKMERLSFRERQVVVLKEMGYSAEVIAKKLGLSPSTVTTLLHRARQKGYEVVVILPGQVLLPMEGGEEDEEAYGKES; via the coding sequence TTGCGCATAGAGCTCCGAAAGATGGAGCGTTTGAGCTTCCGGGAGCGGCAGGTGGTGGTCCTAAAGGAAATGGGCTACTCTGCCGAGGTAATTGCTAAGAAGCTCGGTTTGAGCCCTTCGACGGTGACCACCCTTTTGCACCGGGCCCGCCAGAAGGGGTATGAAGTGGTAGTGATTCTGCCGGGCCAAGTCCTTCTGCCTATGGAGGGGGGAGAGGAGGATGAAGAAGCCTACGGCAAAGAAAGCTAA
- the yabQ gene encoding spore cortex biosynthesis protein YabQ: MALDPWREFLWSLLLGWWGGLLYDLCCLISRQVRKRRRLRSRAVGDALFWLLFTATLAAFLFLGLTKELRFYLFLGMALGLIFYLRFCRRLLPGSRRGKV; this comes from the coding sequence ATGGCGCTAGACCCCTGGCGGGAATTCCTTTGGAGCCTGCTCTTGGGCTGGTGGGGCGGGCTACTTTACGACTTGTGTTGTCTTATAAGTAGACAGGTTCGAAAGAGGCGGCGGCTAAGGTCTAGAGCGGTGGGCGACGCCCTTTTTTGGCTTCTCTTTACGGCCACCCTCGCAGCTTTTCTTTTTTTGGGCTTGACGAAGGAACTGAGGTTTTACCTCTTCCTGGGGATGGCCCTAGGCCTCATCTTCTACCTTAGGTTCTGCCGCCGCTTGCTGCCTGGCAGCAGGCGGGGTAAGGTGTAG
- a CDS encoding YabP/YqfC family sporulation protein, which translates to MEGAGRHTITLQERKRLVAEGVRQVGTFSDTEIRADTLMGQLLLKGEGLQITELNLETGRLVVEGNFSGIIYVEGQAAMASRKDWRRLWDRLWR; encoded by the coding sequence ATGGAGGGAGCTGGCCGGCACACCATCACCCTTCAGGAAAGAAAGCGCCTGGTGGCGGAGGGGGTACGGCAGGTGGGCACTTTTTCCGACACCGAGATACGGGCCGACACCCTCATGGGACAGCTCCTGCTCAAGGGAGAAGGGCTGCAGATCACCGAGCTCAACCTGGAGACGGGAAGGCTGGTGGTGGAGGGGAACTTCTCTGGGATCATCTATGTCGAGGGGCAGGCGGCGATGGCCTCGCGGAAAGACTGGCGCAGGTTGTGGGACCGGTTATGGCGCTAG
- a CDS encoding S4 domain-containing protein gives MRIDKFLKEARLITRRTVANQALREGLVTINGRTAKPATRVKKGDIITLNLGGKLLRLEVLAVEVPRRRRGEEAALYRLLD, from the coding sequence GTGCGTATCGACAAGTTTCTTAAAGAGGCGCGCCTCATCACCCGCCGAACGGTGGCCAACCAAGCGCTGCGGGAAGGGCTGGTTACGATTAACGGTCGGACGGCCAAACCGGCCACGCGGGTGAAAAAGGGAGACATCATTACCCTCAATTTGGGGGGTAAACTACTCCGCTTAGAGGTGCTGGCGGTAGAAGTGCCGCGGCGTAGAAGAGGAGAGGAAGCGGCGCTCTACCGCCTGCTGGATTAA
- a CDS encoding HU family DNA-binding protein yields MSSLSGGMPMNKSDLVAQVAEKAEMTKKDAEKAVTAVFDAIAEALARGDKVQLVGFGTFEVRERAARKGRNPQTGAEIEIAACKVPVFRAGKALKAAVSPGSGK; encoded by the coding sequence ATTTCAAGCTTGTCGGGAGGGATGCCCATGAACAAGTCGGACCTGGTGGCCCAAGTGGCCGAGAAGGCCGAAATGACCAAGAAGGATGCCGAGAAGGCCGTGACGGCAGTTTTCGATGCCATAGCCGAGGCTCTGGCCCGCGGCGACAAGGTGCAGTTGGTCGGCTTCGGCACCTTTGAGGTGCGCGAGCGGGCCGCCCGTAAGGGGCGCAACCCCCAGACGGGAGCCGAGATCGAGATAGCGGCTTGCAAGGTTCCCGTCTTCCGGGCGGGGAAGGCGCTAAAGGCAGCCGTTTCTCCTGGCTCGGGCAAGTAA